In a single window of the Cervus elaphus chromosome 1, mCerEla1.1, whole genome shotgun sequence genome:
- the SLCO2B1 gene encoding solute carrier organic anion transporter family member 2B1 isoform X3 translates to MTMKSDPGPVGEELQVPDKDAKAMVGTEDTPGGKASPNPQNLRPSVFHSIKFFVLCHSLLQLAQLMMSGYLKSSISTVEKRFGLSSQTSGLLAAFNEVGNTALIVFVSYFGSRVHRPRLIGCGAILVTLAGVLMTVPHFISEPYRYDHTSPADMPQDFKASLCLLSTKAPASASSNSSCSSYTEVRHLAVVGIMFTAQTLLGVGGVPIQPFGISYIDDFAHNSNSPLYLGILFAVTMMGPGMSYGLGSLMLRLYVDIDRMPEGGINLTSKDPRWVGAWWLGFLISAGAVALAAIPYFFFPKEMPKEKQELRFRRKGLAVSDPPVSKGEDSSSEQSPAESLEKKDNLAQMAPDLTVIQFVKVFPRVLLRTLRHPIFLLVVLSQVCMSSMVAGMATFLPKFLERQFSITASYANLLIGCLTIPLAIVGIVVGGILVKRLRLGPMHCGSLCLLGALCCLILSTPLFFMGCSSHQIAGISHQPGTQPGLELFPGCMESCSCPSDDFNPVCDSSTRVEYITPCHAGCTSRVVQEVPDKSQVFYTNCSCVAGGGPVPAGSCDSACSHLVLPFMILISLGAALASVTHTPSFMLILRGVKKEDKTLAVGIQFMLMRVLAWMPSPVIHGSAIDTTCVYWAQSCGRRAVCRYYDHDLLRNRFIGLQFFFKIGALACFALILAILRQQDKEEKTKATIPNPGLQQQLLASEAKKEPEESRV, encoded by the exons GGCCGGTTGGTGAGGAGCTCCAGGTGCCAGACAAGGACGCCAAGGCCATGGTGGGCACAGAAGACACACCTGGAGGCAAAGCCAGCCCAAATCCTCAAAATTTGCGGCCAAGTGTGTTCCACAGCATCAAG TTCTTCGTCCTGTGCCACAGCCTGCTGCAGCTGGCACAGCTCATGATGTCCGGCTACCTCAAGAGCTCCATTTCCACGGTGGAGAAGCGCTTCGGCCTCTCCAGTCAGACCTCAGGGCTGCTGGCCGCCTTCAATGAG GTGGGGAACACAGCCCTGATTGTGTTCGTGAGCTATTTCGGCAGCCGGGTACATCGGCCCCGTCTGATCGGGTGTGGAGCCATCCTTGTGACCCTGGCGGGCGTACTCATGACTGTCCCGCACTTCATCTCAGAGCCGTACCGCTACGACCACACCAGCCCTG CAGACATGCCACAAGACTTCAAGGCTTCCCTGTGCCTGCTCAGCACCAAGGCCCCAGCTTCAGCCTCGTCCAACAGCAGCTGCTCTAGCTACACAGAGGTTCGGCACCTAGCTGTGGTGGGGATCATGTTCACTGCCCAGACCCTGCTCGGCGTGGGCGGGGTGCCCATTCAGCCCTTTGGCATCTCCTACATCGATGACTTTGCCCACAATAGCAACTCGCCCCTCTACCTCG GTATCCTGTTTGCAGTGACCATGATGGGGCCAGGCATGTCCTATGGGCTGGGCAGCCTCATGTTGCGCCTTTATGTGGACATTGATCGAATGCCAGAAG GTGGCATCAACCTGACCTCGAAGGACCCCCGATGGGTGGGTGCCTGGTGGCTGGGCTTCCTCATCTCGGCTGGCGCGGTGGCCCTGGCCGCCATCCCCTACTTCTTCTTCCCCAAGGAGATGCCCAAGGAGAAGCAAGAGCTTCGCTTTCGGCGAAAGGGCTTGGCAGTTTCAGACCCACCTGTCAGCAAG GGTGAGGATTCCTCTTCTGAGCAGAGCCCTGCAGAGTCCCTAGAGAAGAAAGACAACCTAGCTCAGATGGCCCCAGACCTGACTGTGATCCAGTTTGTCAAAG TCTTCCCCCGGGTGCTGCTGAGGACCCTGCGCCACCCCATCTTTCTGCTGGTGGTCCTGTCCCAGGTATGCATGTCGTCCATGGTGGCAGGCATGGCCACCTTCCTGCCCAAGTTCCTGGAACGCCAGTTCTCCATCACAGCATCCTACGCCAACCTGCTCATAGGCTGCCTCACCATCCCGCTGGCCATCGTGGGCATCGTGGTCGGGGGCATCCTGGTCAAGCGCCTCCGCCTGGGCCCCATGCACTGTGGCAGCCTTTGCCTGCTGGGGGCGCTGTGCTGCCTGATCCTCAGCACGCCCCTCTTCTTCATGGGCTGCTCTTCCCACCAGATTGCAGGCATCAGCCACCAGCCTGG CACCCAGCCTGGCCTAGAACTATTTCCAGGCTGCATGGAGTCCTGTTCCTGCCCCTCAGACGACTTTAACCCTGTCTGCGACTCCAGCACTCGTGTGGAGTACATCACGCCCTGCCATGCAGGCTGCACAAGCCGGGTAGTCCAGGAGGTTCCAGACAAAAGCCAG GTCTTCTACACCAACTGCAGCTGCGTGGCGGGGGGCGGCCCCGTGCCAGCCGGCTCCTGCGACTCAGCCTGCAGCCACCTGGTGCTTCCCTTCATGATCCTGATCAGCCTGGGTGCCGCGCTGGCCAGTGTCACCCACACGCCCTCCTTCATGCTCATCCTAAG GGGAGTGAAGAAAGAAGACAAGACTCTGGCTGTGGGGATCCAGTTCATGCTCATGAGAGTTTTGG CCTGGATGCCCAGCCCCGTGATCCACGGCAGTGCCATCGACACCACCTGTGTGTACTGGGCCCAGAGCTGTGGGCGTCGGGCCGTCTGCCGCTACTATGACCACGACCTCCTTCGAAACCG gtTCATCGGCCTCCAGTTCTTCTTCAAGATAGGCGCTCTGGCCTGCTTTGCCTTGATTTTGGCCATCCTAAGGCAGCAGGACAAAGAAGAGAAGACCAAGGCGACCATACCAAACCCTGGCCTGCAGCAGCAGCTGTTAGCATCAGAGGCAAAGAAGGAGCCTGAGGAATCCAGAGTGTGA
- the SLCO2B1 gene encoding solute carrier organic anion transporter family member 2B1 isoform X4, translating to MASLLRLHNWVPGPVGEELQVPDKDAKAMVGTEDTPGGKASPNPQNLRPSVFHSIKVGNTALIVFVSYFGSRVHRPRLIGCGAILVTLAGVLMTVPHFISEPYRYDHTSPADMPQDFKASLCLLSTKAPASASSNSSCSSYTEVRHLAVVGIMFTAQTLLGVGGVPIQPFGISYIDDFAHNSNSPLYLGILFAVTMMGPGMSYGLGSLMLRLYVDIDRMPEGGINLTSKDPRWVGAWWLGFLISAGAVALAAIPYFFFPKEMPKEKQELRFRRKGLAVSDPPVSKGEDSSSEQSPAESLEKKDNLAQMAPDLTVIQFVKVFPRVLLRTLRHPIFLLVVLSQVCMSSMVAGMATFLPKFLERQFSITASYANLLIGCLTIPLAIVGIVVGGILVKRLRLGPMHCGSLCLLGALCCLILSTPLFFMGCSSHQIAGISHQPGTQPGLELFPGCMESCSCPSDDFNPVCDSSTRVEYITPCHAGCTSRVVQEVPDKSQVFYTNCSCVAGGGPVPAGSCDSACSHLVLPFMILISLGAALASVTHTPSFMLILRGVKKEDKTLAVGIQFMLMRVLAWMPSPVIHGSAIDTTCVYWAQSCGRRAVCRYYDHDLLRNRFIGLQFFFKIGALACFALILAILRQQDKEEKTKATIPNPGLQQQLLASEAKKEPEESRV from the exons GGCCGGTTGGTGAGGAGCTCCAGGTGCCAGACAAGGACGCCAAGGCCATGGTGGGCACAGAAGACACACCTGGAGGCAAAGCCAGCCCAAATCCTCAAAATTTGCGGCCAAGTGTGTTCCACAGCATCAAG GTGGGGAACACAGCCCTGATTGTGTTCGTGAGCTATTTCGGCAGCCGGGTACATCGGCCCCGTCTGATCGGGTGTGGAGCCATCCTTGTGACCCTGGCGGGCGTACTCATGACTGTCCCGCACTTCATCTCAGAGCCGTACCGCTACGACCACACCAGCCCTG CAGACATGCCACAAGACTTCAAGGCTTCCCTGTGCCTGCTCAGCACCAAGGCCCCAGCTTCAGCCTCGTCCAACAGCAGCTGCTCTAGCTACACAGAGGTTCGGCACCTAGCTGTGGTGGGGATCATGTTCACTGCCCAGACCCTGCTCGGCGTGGGCGGGGTGCCCATTCAGCCCTTTGGCATCTCCTACATCGATGACTTTGCCCACAATAGCAACTCGCCCCTCTACCTCG GTATCCTGTTTGCAGTGACCATGATGGGGCCAGGCATGTCCTATGGGCTGGGCAGCCTCATGTTGCGCCTTTATGTGGACATTGATCGAATGCCAGAAG GTGGCATCAACCTGACCTCGAAGGACCCCCGATGGGTGGGTGCCTGGTGGCTGGGCTTCCTCATCTCGGCTGGCGCGGTGGCCCTGGCCGCCATCCCCTACTTCTTCTTCCCCAAGGAGATGCCCAAGGAGAAGCAAGAGCTTCGCTTTCGGCGAAAGGGCTTGGCAGTTTCAGACCCACCTGTCAGCAAG GGTGAGGATTCCTCTTCTGAGCAGAGCCCTGCAGAGTCCCTAGAGAAGAAAGACAACCTAGCTCAGATGGCCCCAGACCTGACTGTGATCCAGTTTGTCAAAG TCTTCCCCCGGGTGCTGCTGAGGACCCTGCGCCACCCCATCTTTCTGCTGGTGGTCCTGTCCCAGGTATGCATGTCGTCCATGGTGGCAGGCATGGCCACCTTCCTGCCCAAGTTCCTGGAACGCCAGTTCTCCATCACAGCATCCTACGCCAACCTGCTCATAGGCTGCCTCACCATCCCGCTGGCCATCGTGGGCATCGTGGTCGGGGGCATCCTGGTCAAGCGCCTCCGCCTGGGCCCCATGCACTGTGGCAGCCTTTGCCTGCTGGGGGCGCTGTGCTGCCTGATCCTCAGCACGCCCCTCTTCTTCATGGGCTGCTCTTCCCACCAGATTGCAGGCATCAGCCACCAGCCTGG CACCCAGCCTGGCCTAGAACTATTTCCAGGCTGCATGGAGTCCTGTTCCTGCCCCTCAGACGACTTTAACCCTGTCTGCGACTCCAGCACTCGTGTGGAGTACATCACGCCCTGCCATGCAGGCTGCACAAGCCGGGTAGTCCAGGAGGTTCCAGACAAAAGCCAG GTCTTCTACACCAACTGCAGCTGCGTGGCGGGGGGCGGCCCCGTGCCAGCCGGCTCCTGCGACTCAGCCTGCAGCCACCTGGTGCTTCCCTTCATGATCCTGATCAGCCTGGGTGCCGCGCTGGCCAGTGTCACCCACACGCCCTCCTTCATGCTCATCCTAAG GGGAGTGAAGAAAGAAGACAAGACTCTGGCTGTGGGGATCCAGTTCATGCTCATGAGAGTTTTGG CCTGGATGCCCAGCCCCGTGATCCACGGCAGTGCCATCGACACCACCTGTGTGTACTGGGCCCAGAGCTGTGGGCGTCGGGCCGTCTGCCGCTACTATGACCACGACCTCCTTCGAAACCG gtTCATCGGCCTCCAGTTCTTCTTCAAGATAGGCGCTCTGGCCTGCTTTGCCTTGATTTTGGCCATCCTAAGGCAGCAGGACAAAGAAGAGAAGACCAAGGCGACCATACCAAACCCTGGCCTGCAGCAGCAGCTGTTAGCATCAGAGGCAAAGAAGGAGCCTGAGGAATCCAGAGTGTGA
- the SLCO2B1 gene encoding solute carrier organic anion transporter family member 2B1 isoform X6, which yields MAPRIGPVGEELQVPDKDAKAMVGTEDTPGGKASPNPQNLRPSVFHSIKFFVLCHSLLQLAQLMMSGYLKSSISTVEKRFGLSSQTSGLLAAFNEVGNTALIVFVSYFGSRVHRPRLIGCGAILVTLAGVLMTVPHFISEPYRYDHTSPDMPQDFKASLCLLSTKAPASASSNSSCSSYTEVRHLAVVGIMFTAQTLLGVGGVPIQPFGISYIDDFAHNSNSPLYLGILFAVTMMGPGMSYGLGSLMLRLYVDIDRMPEGGINLTSKDPRWVGAWWLGFLISAGAVALAAIPYFFFPKEMPKEKQELRFRRKGLAVSDPPVSKGEDSSSEQSPAESLEKKDNLAQMAPDLTVIQFVKVFPRVLLRTLRHPIFLLVVLSQVCMSSMVAGMATFLPKFLERQFSITASYANLLIGCLTIPLAIVGIVVGGILVKRLRLGPMHCGSLCLLGALCCLILSTPLFFMGCSSHQIAGISHQPGTQPGLELFPGCMESCSCPSDDFNPVCDSSTRVEYITPCHAGCTSRVVQEVPDKSQVFYTNCSCVAGGGPVPAGSCDSACSHLVLPFMILISLGAALASVTHTPSFMLILRGVKKEDKTLAVGIQFMLMRVLAWMPSPVIHGSAIDTTCVYWAQSCGRRAVCRYYDHDLLRNRFIGLQFFFKIGALACFALILAILRQQDKEEKTKATIPNPGLQQQLLASEAKKEPEESRV from the exons GGCCGGTTGGTGAGGAGCTCCAGGTGCCAGACAAGGACGCCAAGGCCATGGTGGGCACAGAAGACACACCTGGAGGCAAAGCCAGCCCAAATCCTCAAAATTTGCGGCCAAGTGTGTTCCACAGCATCAAG TTCTTCGTCCTGTGCCACAGCCTGCTGCAGCTGGCACAGCTCATGATGTCCGGCTACCTCAAGAGCTCCATTTCCACGGTGGAGAAGCGCTTCGGCCTCTCCAGTCAGACCTCAGGGCTGCTGGCCGCCTTCAATGAG GTGGGGAACACAGCCCTGATTGTGTTCGTGAGCTATTTCGGCAGCCGGGTACATCGGCCCCGTCTGATCGGGTGTGGAGCCATCCTTGTGACCCTGGCGGGCGTACTCATGACTGTCCCGCACTTCATCTCAGAGCCGTACCGCTACGACCACACCAGCCCTG ACATGCCACAAGACTTCAAGGCTTCCCTGTGCCTGCTCAGCACCAAGGCCCCAGCTTCAGCCTCGTCCAACAGCAGCTGCTCTAGCTACACAGAGGTTCGGCACCTAGCTGTGGTGGGGATCATGTTCACTGCCCAGACCCTGCTCGGCGTGGGCGGGGTGCCCATTCAGCCCTTTGGCATCTCCTACATCGATGACTTTGCCCACAATAGCAACTCGCCCCTCTACCTCG GTATCCTGTTTGCAGTGACCATGATGGGGCCAGGCATGTCCTATGGGCTGGGCAGCCTCATGTTGCGCCTTTATGTGGACATTGATCGAATGCCAGAAG GTGGCATCAACCTGACCTCGAAGGACCCCCGATGGGTGGGTGCCTGGTGGCTGGGCTTCCTCATCTCGGCTGGCGCGGTGGCCCTGGCCGCCATCCCCTACTTCTTCTTCCCCAAGGAGATGCCCAAGGAGAAGCAAGAGCTTCGCTTTCGGCGAAAGGGCTTGGCAGTTTCAGACCCACCTGTCAGCAAG GGTGAGGATTCCTCTTCTGAGCAGAGCCCTGCAGAGTCCCTAGAGAAGAAAGACAACCTAGCTCAGATGGCCCCAGACCTGACTGTGATCCAGTTTGTCAAAG TCTTCCCCCGGGTGCTGCTGAGGACCCTGCGCCACCCCATCTTTCTGCTGGTGGTCCTGTCCCAGGTATGCATGTCGTCCATGGTGGCAGGCATGGCCACCTTCCTGCCCAAGTTCCTGGAACGCCAGTTCTCCATCACAGCATCCTACGCCAACCTGCTCATAGGCTGCCTCACCATCCCGCTGGCCATCGTGGGCATCGTGGTCGGGGGCATCCTGGTCAAGCGCCTCCGCCTGGGCCCCATGCACTGTGGCAGCCTTTGCCTGCTGGGGGCGCTGTGCTGCCTGATCCTCAGCACGCCCCTCTTCTTCATGGGCTGCTCTTCCCACCAGATTGCAGGCATCAGCCACCAGCCTGG CACCCAGCCTGGCCTAGAACTATTTCCAGGCTGCATGGAGTCCTGTTCCTGCCCCTCAGACGACTTTAACCCTGTCTGCGACTCCAGCACTCGTGTGGAGTACATCACGCCCTGCCATGCAGGCTGCACAAGCCGGGTAGTCCAGGAGGTTCCAGACAAAAGCCAG GTCTTCTACACCAACTGCAGCTGCGTGGCGGGGGGCGGCCCCGTGCCAGCCGGCTCCTGCGACTCAGCCTGCAGCCACCTGGTGCTTCCCTTCATGATCCTGATCAGCCTGGGTGCCGCGCTGGCCAGTGTCACCCACACGCCCTCCTTCATGCTCATCCTAAG GGGAGTGAAGAAAGAAGACAAGACTCTGGCTGTGGGGATCCAGTTCATGCTCATGAGAGTTTTGG CCTGGATGCCCAGCCCCGTGATCCACGGCAGTGCCATCGACACCACCTGTGTGTACTGGGCCCAGAGCTGTGGGCGTCGGGCCGTCTGCCGCTACTATGACCACGACCTCCTTCGAAACCG gtTCATCGGCCTCCAGTTCTTCTTCAAGATAGGCGCTCTGGCCTGCTTTGCCTTGATTTTGGCCATCCTAAGGCAGCAGGACAAAGAAGAGAAGACCAAGGCGACCATACCAAACCCTGGCCTGCAGCAGCAGCTGTTAGCATCAGAGGCAAAGAAGGAGCCTGAGGAATCCAGAGTGTGA
- the SLCO2B1 gene encoding solute carrier organic anion transporter family member 2B1 isoform X1 has translation MASLLRLHNWVPGPVGEELQVPDKDAKAMVGTEDTPGGKASPNPQNLRPSVFHSIKFFVLCHSLLQLAQLMMSGYLKSSISTVEKRFGLSSQTSGLLAAFNEVGNTALIVFVSYFGSRVHRPRLIGCGAILVTLAGVLMTVPHFISEPYRYDHTSPADMPQDFKASLCLLSTKAPASASSNSSCSSYTEVRHLAVVGIMFTAQTLLGVGGVPIQPFGISYIDDFAHNSNSPLYLGILFAVTMMGPGMSYGLGSLMLRLYVDIDRMPEGGINLTSKDPRWVGAWWLGFLISAGAVALAAIPYFFFPKEMPKEKQELRFRRKGLAVSDPPVSKGEDSSSEQSPAESLEKKDNLAQMAPDLTVIQFVKVFPRVLLRTLRHPIFLLVVLSQVCMSSMVAGMATFLPKFLERQFSITASYANLLIGCLTIPLAIVGIVVGGILVKRLRLGPMHCGSLCLLGALCCLILSTPLFFMGCSSHQIAGISHQPGTQPGLELFPGCMESCSCPSDDFNPVCDSSTRVEYITPCHAGCTSRVVQEVPDKSQVFYTNCSCVAGGGPVPAGSCDSACSHLVLPFMILISLGAALASVTHTPSFMLILRGVKKEDKTLAVGIQFMLMRVLAWMPSPVIHGSAIDTTCVYWAQSCGRRAVCRYYDHDLLRNRFIGLQFFFKIGALACFALILAILRQQDKEEKTKATIPNPGLQQQLLASEAKKEPEESRV, from the exons GGCCGGTTGGTGAGGAGCTCCAGGTGCCAGACAAGGACGCCAAGGCCATGGTGGGCACAGAAGACACACCTGGAGGCAAAGCCAGCCCAAATCCTCAAAATTTGCGGCCAAGTGTGTTCCACAGCATCAAG TTCTTCGTCCTGTGCCACAGCCTGCTGCAGCTGGCACAGCTCATGATGTCCGGCTACCTCAAGAGCTCCATTTCCACGGTGGAGAAGCGCTTCGGCCTCTCCAGTCAGACCTCAGGGCTGCTGGCCGCCTTCAATGAG GTGGGGAACACAGCCCTGATTGTGTTCGTGAGCTATTTCGGCAGCCGGGTACATCGGCCCCGTCTGATCGGGTGTGGAGCCATCCTTGTGACCCTGGCGGGCGTACTCATGACTGTCCCGCACTTCATCTCAGAGCCGTACCGCTACGACCACACCAGCCCTG CAGACATGCCACAAGACTTCAAGGCTTCCCTGTGCCTGCTCAGCACCAAGGCCCCAGCTTCAGCCTCGTCCAACAGCAGCTGCTCTAGCTACACAGAGGTTCGGCACCTAGCTGTGGTGGGGATCATGTTCACTGCCCAGACCCTGCTCGGCGTGGGCGGGGTGCCCATTCAGCCCTTTGGCATCTCCTACATCGATGACTTTGCCCACAATAGCAACTCGCCCCTCTACCTCG GTATCCTGTTTGCAGTGACCATGATGGGGCCAGGCATGTCCTATGGGCTGGGCAGCCTCATGTTGCGCCTTTATGTGGACATTGATCGAATGCCAGAAG GTGGCATCAACCTGACCTCGAAGGACCCCCGATGGGTGGGTGCCTGGTGGCTGGGCTTCCTCATCTCGGCTGGCGCGGTGGCCCTGGCCGCCATCCCCTACTTCTTCTTCCCCAAGGAGATGCCCAAGGAGAAGCAAGAGCTTCGCTTTCGGCGAAAGGGCTTGGCAGTTTCAGACCCACCTGTCAGCAAG GGTGAGGATTCCTCTTCTGAGCAGAGCCCTGCAGAGTCCCTAGAGAAGAAAGACAACCTAGCTCAGATGGCCCCAGACCTGACTGTGATCCAGTTTGTCAAAG TCTTCCCCCGGGTGCTGCTGAGGACCCTGCGCCACCCCATCTTTCTGCTGGTGGTCCTGTCCCAGGTATGCATGTCGTCCATGGTGGCAGGCATGGCCACCTTCCTGCCCAAGTTCCTGGAACGCCAGTTCTCCATCACAGCATCCTACGCCAACCTGCTCATAGGCTGCCTCACCATCCCGCTGGCCATCGTGGGCATCGTGGTCGGGGGCATCCTGGTCAAGCGCCTCCGCCTGGGCCCCATGCACTGTGGCAGCCTTTGCCTGCTGGGGGCGCTGTGCTGCCTGATCCTCAGCACGCCCCTCTTCTTCATGGGCTGCTCTTCCCACCAGATTGCAGGCATCAGCCACCAGCCTGG CACCCAGCCTGGCCTAGAACTATTTCCAGGCTGCATGGAGTCCTGTTCCTGCCCCTCAGACGACTTTAACCCTGTCTGCGACTCCAGCACTCGTGTGGAGTACATCACGCCCTGCCATGCAGGCTGCACAAGCCGGGTAGTCCAGGAGGTTCCAGACAAAAGCCAG GTCTTCTACACCAACTGCAGCTGCGTGGCGGGGGGCGGCCCCGTGCCAGCCGGCTCCTGCGACTCAGCCTGCAGCCACCTGGTGCTTCCCTTCATGATCCTGATCAGCCTGGGTGCCGCGCTGGCCAGTGTCACCCACACGCCCTCCTTCATGCTCATCCTAAG GGGAGTGAAGAAAGAAGACAAGACTCTGGCTGTGGGGATCCAGTTCATGCTCATGAGAGTTTTGG CCTGGATGCCCAGCCCCGTGATCCACGGCAGTGCCATCGACACCACCTGTGTGTACTGGGCCCAGAGCTGTGGGCGTCGGGCCGTCTGCCGCTACTATGACCACGACCTCCTTCGAAACCG gtTCATCGGCCTCCAGTTCTTCTTCAAGATAGGCGCTCTGGCCTGCTTTGCCTTGATTTTGGCCATCCTAAGGCAGCAGGACAAAGAAGAGAAGACCAAGGCGACCATACCAAACCCTGGCCTGCAGCAGCAGCTGTTAGCATCAGAGGCAAAGAAGGAGCCTGAGGAATCCAGAGTGTGA
- the SLCO2B1 gene encoding solute carrier organic anion transporter family member 2B1 isoform X5 translates to MAPRIGPVGEELQVPDKDAKAMVGTEDTPGGKASPNPQNLRPSVFHSIKFFVLCHSLLQLAQLMMSGYLKSSISTVEKRFGLSSQTSGLLAAFNEVGNTALIVFVSYFGSRVHRPRLIGCGAILVTLAGVLMTVPHFISEPYRYDHTSPADMPQDFKASLCLLSTKAPASASSNSSCSSYTEVRHLAVVGIMFTAQTLLGVGGVPIQPFGISYIDDFAHNSNSPLYLGILFAVTMMGPGMSYGLGSLMLRLYVDIDRMPEGGINLTSKDPRWVGAWWLGFLISAGAVALAAIPYFFFPKEMPKEKQELRFRRKGLAVSDPPVSKGEDSSSEQSPAESLEKKDNLAQMAPDLTVIQFVKVFPRVLLRTLRHPIFLLVVLSQVCMSSMVAGMATFLPKFLERQFSITASYANLLIGCLTIPLAIVGIVVGGILVKRLRLGPMHCGSLCLLGALCCLILSTPLFFMGCSSHQIAGISHQPGTQPGLELFPGCMESCSCPSDDFNPVCDSSTRVEYITPCHAGCTSRVVQEVPDKSQVFYTNCSCVAGGGPVPAGSCDSACSHLVLPFMILISLGAALASVTHTPSFMLILRGVKKEDKTLAVGIQFMLMRVLAWMPSPVIHGSAIDTTCVYWAQSCGRRAVCRYYDHDLLRNRFIGLQFFFKIGALACFALILAILRQQDKEEKTKATIPNPGLQQQLLASEAKKEPEESRV, encoded by the exons GGCCGGTTGGTGAGGAGCTCCAGGTGCCAGACAAGGACGCCAAGGCCATGGTGGGCACAGAAGACACACCTGGAGGCAAAGCCAGCCCAAATCCTCAAAATTTGCGGCCAAGTGTGTTCCACAGCATCAAG TTCTTCGTCCTGTGCCACAGCCTGCTGCAGCTGGCACAGCTCATGATGTCCGGCTACCTCAAGAGCTCCATTTCCACGGTGGAGAAGCGCTTCGGCCTCTCCAGTCAGACCTCAGGGCTGCTGGCCGCCTTCAATGAG GTGGGGAACACAGCCCTGATTGTGTTCGTGAGCTATTTCGGCAGCCGGGTACATCGGCCCCGTCTGATCGGGTGTGGAGCCATCCTTGTGACCCTGGCGGGCGTACTCATGACTGTCCCGCACTTCATCTCAGAGCCGTACCGCTACGACCACACCAGCCCTG CAGACATGCCACAAGACTTCAAGGCTTCCCTGTGCCTGCTCAGCACCAAGGCCCCAGCTTCAGCCTCGTCCAACAGCAGCTGCTCTAGCTACACAGAGGTTCGGCACCTAGCTGTGGTGGGGATCATGTTCACTGCCCAGACCCTGCTCGGCGTGGGCGGGGTGCCCATTCAGCCCTTTGGCATCTCCTACATCGATGACTTTGCCCACAATAGCAACTCGCCCCTCTACCTCG GTATCCTGTTTGCAGTGACCATGATGGGGCCAGGCATGTCCTATGGGCTGGGCAGCCTCATGTTGCGCCTTTATGTGGACATTGATCGAATGCCAGAAG GTGGCATCAACCTGACCTCGAAGGACCCCCGATGGGTGGGTGCCTGGTGGCTGGGCTTCCTCATCTCGGCTGGCGCGGTGGCCCTGGCCGCCATCCCCTACTTCTTCTTCCCCAAGGAGATGCCCAAGGAGAAGCAAGAGCTTCGCTTTCGGCGAAAGGGCTTGGCAGTTTCAGACCCACCTGTCAGCAAG GGTGAGGATTCCTCTTCTGAGCAGAGCCCTGCAGAGTCCCTAGAGAAGAAAGACAACCTAGCTCAGATGGCCCCAGACCTGACTGTGATCCAGTTTGTCAAAG TCTTCCCCCGGGTGCTGCTGAGGACCCTGCGCCACCCCATCTTTCTGCTGGTGGTCCTGTCCCAGGTATGCATGTCGTCCATGGTGGCAGGCATGGCCACCTTCCTGCCCAAGTTCCTGGAACGCCAGTTCTCCATCACAGCATCCTACGCCAACCTGCTCATAGGCTGCCTCACCATCCCGCTGGCCATCGTGGGCATCGTGGTCGGGGGCATCCTGGTCAAGCGCCTCCGCCTGGGCCCCATGCACTGTGGCAGCCTTTGCCTGCTGGGGGCGCTGTGCTGCCTGATCCTCAGCACGCCCCTCTTCTTCATGGGCTGCTCTTCCCACCAGATTGCAGGCATCAGCCACCAGCCTGG CACCCAGCCTGGCCTAGAACTATTTCCAGGCTGCATGGAGTCCTGTTCCTGCCCCTCAGACGACTTTAACCCTGTCTGCGACTCCAGCACTCGTGTGGAGTACATCACGCCCTGCCATGCAGGCTGCACAAGCCGGGTAGTCCAGGAGGTTCCAGACAAAAGCCAG GTCTTCTACACCAACTGCAGCTGCGTGGCGGGGGGCGGCCCCGTGCCAGCCGGCTCCTGCGACTCAGCCTGCAGCCACCTGGTGCTTCCCTTCATGATCCTGATCAGCCTGGGTGCCGCGCTGGCCAGTGTCACCCACACGCCCTCCTTCATGCTCATCCTAAG GGGAGTGAAGAAAGAAGACAAGACTCTGGCTGTGGGGATCCAGTTCATGCTCATGAGAGTTTTGG CCTGGATGCCCAGCCCCGTGATCCACGGCAGTGCCATCGACACCACCTGTGTGTACTGGGCCCAGAGCTGTGGGCGTCGGGCCGTCTGCCGCTACTATGACCACGACCTCCTTCGAAACCG gtTCATCGGCCTCCAGTTCTTCTTCAAGATAGGCGCTCTGGCCTGCTTTGCCTTGATTTTGGCCATCCTAAGGCAGCAGGACAAAGAAGAGAAGACCAAGGCGACCATACCAAACCCTGGCCTGCAGCAGCAGCTGTTAGCATCAGAGGCAAAGAAGGAGCCTGAGGAATCCAGAGTGTGA